AGTAGATGCCCGAGTAGGTGGCGAACACGATGGTGCCGAACAGCACGTAGTGGAAGTGCGCCACCACGAAGTAGGAGTCCGAGACGTGGAAGTCCAGCGCCGGTGAGGCCAGGATGACGCCGGTCAGCCCGCCGAACAGGAACGTCACCAGGAAGCCGGCCGCGAACAGCATCGGCGTCTCGAAGGTGATCTGTCCCTTCCACATGGTGCCGATCCAGTTGAAGAACTTCAGGCCGGTCGGCACCGCGATCAGGAACGTCATGAACGAGAAGAACGGCAGCAGCACGGCGCCGGTGGCGAACATGTGGTGCGCCCACACAGCCACCGACAGCGCGGCGATCGACAGCGTCGCGTAGATGAGTCCGCGGTAGCCGAACAGCGGTTTCCGGGAGAACACGGGGAAGACCTCGGAGACGATGCCGAAGAACGGCAACGCGATGATGTACACCTCGGGATGTCCGAAGAACCAGAACAGGTGCTGGAAGAGGATCGCGCCGCCGTTGGCCGGGTCGAAGACATGGGAGCCGAAATGTCTATCGGCCGCCAATCCGAACAGCGCCGCCGTGAGCACCGGGAAGGCGATCAGGATCAGGATCGACGTGACCATGATGTTCCAGGTGAAGATGGGCAGTCGCCACATCGTCATACCCGGGGCGCGCAGGCAGATCACCGTGGTGATCATGTTGACCGCGCCGAGGATGGTGCCAAGACCCGAAACGGCCAGACCCATGATCCACAGGTCGCCACCGGCCCCCGGGGAGTTCACCGAGTTCGACAACGGGGTGTACGCGGTCCAGCCGAAGGCCGCGGCGCCACCCGGGGTGAAGAACCCGGAGACGGCGATGCAGGAGCCGAACAGGTACAGCCAGTAGGAAAACGAGTTCAACCGCGGGAAGGCGACGTCGGGTGCGCCGATCTGCAGGGGCAGTACGAAGTTCGCGAACCCGAACACGATGGCCGTCGCGTAGAACAGCAGCATGATCGTGCCGTGC
This window of the Nakamurella panacisegetis genome carries:
- the ctaD gene encoding aa3-type cytochrome oxidase subunit I, whose translation is MTAVAPRPVVSRAYPVNKLRPGVALLGYLKTTDPKTLGKMYICTAFFFFMVGGVMALLMRAELARPGMQFLTNEQYNQLFTMHGTIMLLFYATAIVFGFANFVLPLQIGAPDVAFPRLNSFSYWLYLFGSCIAVSGFFTPGGAAAFGWTAYTPLSNSVNSPGAGGDLWIMGLAVSGLGTILGAVNMITTVICLRAPGMTMWRLPIFTWNIMVTSILILIAFPVLTAALFGLAADRHFGSHVFDPANGGAILFQHLFWFFGHPEVYIIALPFFGIVSEVFPVFSRKPLFGYRGLIYATLSIAALSVAVWAHHMFATGAVLLPFFSFMTFLIAVPTGLKFFNWIGTMWKGQITFETPMLFAAGFLVTFLFGGLTGVILASPALDFHVSDSYFVVAHFHYVLFGTIVFATYSGIYFWFPKMTGRFLDEGLGKFHFWTTFFGFHLTFLVQHWLGNMGMPRRYPDYLPSDGFTTLNTISTIGSFILGASTLPFIWNVFRSLRHGEVTTADDPWGYGNSLEWATSSPPPRHNFTSLPRIRSERPAFELHHPHMIERMRTEAHPNRDWVPLDQLESSDALSIPKS